The following proteins are encoded in a genomic region of Nevskiales bacterium:
- a CDS encoding DMT family transporter, translated as MSWFWLALASAFLLASGDTAAKRLLQGYEAREMTLVYAVFAALCLLPWLLWLPWPAFTPAFWGWVAALIPLEFLGMLLYLAAIRDSPLALTVPYLAFTPVFMVLTGYLVLGERVSAQGLAGIGLIVIGAYSLNAEHWRGGWLAPLRAIAHERGSRYMLGAAAVYSLTSVMGKAAMQHVPPVFFGPFYFLLLGLAAPLVLAADRPARLKALWRRPAAHLLIGLLASAMVITHFLALAQVEAAYMIAVKRSSLLFGILYGALLFGEQRLRQHLAAGALMVAGVAVLVL; from the coding sequence TTGAGCTGGTTCTGGCTCGCGCTGGCCAGCGCCTTCCTGCTGGCCTCCGGCGACACCGCCGCGAAACGGCTGCTGCAGGGCTACGAGGCCCGCGAGATGACGCTGGTCTATGCGGTGTTCGCCGCGCTGTGCCTGCTGCCCTGGCTGCTCTGGCTGCCCTGGCCGGCGTTCACGCCGGCATTCTGGGGCTGGGTTGCGGCGCTGATCCCGCTCGAATTCCTCGGCATGCTGCTGTATCTCGCCGCGATCCGCGACAGCCCGCTGGCGCTGACCGTGCCCTATCTGGCCTTCACCCCGGTCTTCATGGTGCTGACCGGCTACCTGGTGCTGGGCGAGCGGGTTTCCGCGCAGGGTCTGGCCGGCATCGGGCTGATCGTCATCGGCGCCTACAGCCTGAATGCCGAGCACTGGCGCGGCGGCTGGCTGGCGCCGCTGCGCGCCATCGCGCACGAACGCGGCTCGCGCTACATGCTGGGCGCAGCGGCGGTCTACAGCCTGACCTCGGTCATGGGCAAGGCCGCGATGCAGCACGTGCCGCCGGTGTTCTTCGGGCCGTTCTATTTCCTGCTGCTCGGGCTGGCCGCGCCCCTGGTGCTGGCCGCGGACCGGCCGGCGCGGCTGAAGGCGCTGTGGCGGCGGCCGGCGGCGCATCTGCTGATCGGGCTGCTGGCCTCGGCCATGGTCATCACGCATTTTCTTGCGCTGGCGCAGGTGGAGGCGGCCTATATGATCGCGGTCAAGCGCAGCAGCCTGCTGTTCGGCATTCTCTACGGCGCGCTCCTGTTCGGCGAGCAACGCCTGCGCCAGCACCTGGCCGCTGGTGCGCTCATGGTCGCCGGTGTCGCGGTGCTGGTGCTATGA
- a CDS encoding DUF3106 domain-containing protein → MKTSLFSGAALVLALFAASVPAQTPGTPWDQLKPEQQQLLLQMHQERWNALSAERQQRMLEGAERWQKMTPEERRRIQARHEKFKHMTPEQRAQMRERIRARREAFERLPPERQQAIRDCKQRRRAGEDVDCRGLWPERHGADESASGG, encoded by the coding sequence ATGAAGACGAGTCTGTTTAGCGGCGCCGCGCTTGTGCTGGCCCTCTTCGCGGCGTCCGTGCCGGCGCAGACGCCCGGCACCCCTTGGGACCAGCTGAAGCCCGAGCAGCAGCAGCTGTTGCTGCAGATGCATCAGGAGCGTTGGAACGCGCTGTCGGCCGAGCGACAGCAGCGCATGCTGGAGGGTGCCGAACGCTGGCAGAAAATGACACCCGAGGAGCGTCGGCGGATACAGGCGCGTCACGAGAAGTTCAAGCACATGACGCCTGAACAGCGGGCACAGATGCGCGAACGGATCCGTGCGCGGCGCGAGGCCTTCGAACGGCTGCCACCCGAGCGCCAGCAGGCGATCCGCGACTGCAAGCAGCGGCGTCGCGCCGGCGAAGACGTGGATTGCCGCGGTTTGTGGCCCGAGCGCCACGGTGCTGATGAGTCTGCCAGCGGAGGTTAG
- a CDS encoding RNA polymerase sigma factor, which yields MKFSRLPKDREHPPFTRAGADAVGPVTAMNPSLEVELDAFLAAVERRALRLAEFAVRNRDEALDLVQESMLGFVRRYRQRPQTEWSPLFYRVLQSRIFDWHRRHRRGGWRLFGGEEAVAAMDGCPAGVASDPLHALQRERSMSRLEAALQALPLRQQQVFLLRVWEGLDVSATAQALGLGTGSVKTHLSRALARLRNELGEEWP from the coding sequence ATGAAGTTTTCCCGCCTGCCCAAAGACCGTGAACACCCGCCCTTCACCAGGGCGGGCGCGGATGCCGTCGGCCCGGTCACTGCCATGAACCCGAGCCTCGAGGTGGAGTTGGATGCCTTTCTGGCCGCGGTCGAACGTCGTGCGCTGCGGCTGGCCGAGTTCGCAGTCCGCAATCGTGACGAGGCCTTGGATCTGGTCCAGGAGTCCATGCTCGGTTTCGTGCGCCGTTATCGGCAGCGACCGCAAACCGAGTGGTCGCCGCTGTTCTATCGCGTGCTGCAAAGCCGCATCTTCGATTGGCACCGTCGTCACCGCCGTGGCGGCTGGCGCCTGTTCGGAGGCGAGGAGGCCGTGGCCGCCATGGATGGCTGTCCGGCCGGCGTGGCCAGCGATCCGCTGCACGCCCTGCAGCGCGAGCGGAGCATGAGTCGGCTGGAAGCCGCTTTGCAGGCCCTGCCTCTGCGTCAGCAACAGGTTTTTCTGCTGCGCGTCTGGGAGGGCCTGGATGTCAGCGCCACGGCGCAGGCACTGGGGCTGGGCACCGGGAGCGTGAAAACCCATCTGTCCCGTGCGCTGGCGCGCCTGAGAAACGAACTGGGTGAGGAATGGCCATGA